One Kineococcus radiotolerans SRS30216 = ATCC BAA-149 DNA window includes the following coding sequences:
- a CDS encoding DUF1490 family protein — protein sequence MLPIAAPLGRLALTAVASAGIVKALGDGRGGNALRRLAVNGAKAGIKASRAAETGVERLRLGTGDIVAQAYDELGEQVPVPPTPQAGHDHEH from the coding sequence GTGCTGCCCATCGCCGCCCCCCTCGGGCGCCTCGCCCTCACCGCCGTCGCCTCGGCCGGCATCGTCAAGGCCCTCGGCGACGGCCGCGGGGGCAACGCCCTGCGCCGCCTCGCCGTGAACGGCGCCAAGGCCGGCATCAAGGCCTCCCGCGCCGCCGAGACCGGCGTCGAGCGGCTGCGGCTGGGCACCGGCGACATCGTCGCGCAGGCCTACGACGAGCTCGGCGAGCAGGTGCCGGTGCCGCCGACCCCGCAGGCCGGGCACGACCACGAGCACTGA
- a CDS encoding GTP-binding protein — protein MSVSPVLPITVLTSVHPLQRDLATGTVFCDVPGAAVLRYDLTPDGLRRVVSDFGGVVEDVVVPLEHACAGCAQREDVLPTVAAIAAGGRWSTLVLVPPVGSDPTPLVAALCADEDLREAVAVRGVVTVVDAATLVEDLLGDALLSERGLATHDDDERAVGEALAGQLDEADLVLAAGTADDRARTLLAHLCGPAVPVLELEGADGAQVLAPLGAGRCTGARADLLTVRRPPVPDTSGVWTIELTSRGTLHPDRLLDRVEDLGAGRLRARGTFRLTSRPGTVCAWNGAGGQLSIGETGPWSPGGRSTHLVVTGTEPAERERVRRAFADVLATPDEEAAGHGDPGEDGFEAWLGPRSGHASAAPLVVE, from the coding sequence GTGTCCGTGTCCCCCGTCCTGCCGATCACCGTCCTGACCTCGGTCCACCCGCTCCAGCGCGACCTGGCCACCGGCACGGTGTTCTGCGACGTCCCCGGCGCCGCCGTCCTGCGCTACGACCTCACCCCCGACGGCCTGCGGCGCGTCGTCAGCGACTTCGGCGGCGTGGTCGAGGACGTCGTCGTCCCCCTCGAGCACGCCTGCGCCGGCTGCGCCCAGCGCGAGGACGTCCTGCCCACCGTGGCCGCCATCGCCGCCGGCGGGCGCTGGTCCACCCTCGTGCTGGTCCCGCCCGTCGGGAGCGACCCCACCCCGCTGGTGGCGGCCCTGTGCGCGGACGAGGACCTGCGGGAGGCCGTCGCCGTGCGCGGCGTCGTCACCGTCGTCGACGCCGCCACCCTCGTCGAGGACCTCCTCGGCGACGCCCTGCTCTCCGAGCGCGGCCTCGCCACCCACGACGACGACGAGCGCGCCGTCGGCGAGGCCCTGGCCGGGCAGCTCGACGAGGCCGACCTCGTCCTGGCCGCCGGGACCGCCGACGACCGCGCCCGGACCCTGCTGGCCCACCTGTGCGGGCCCGCGGTCCCCGTGCTGGAGCTGGAGGGCGCCGACGGCGCGCAGGTGCTCGCCCCCCTCGGCGCGGGCCGGTGCACCGGGGCGCGCGCCGACCTCCTGACGGTGCGTCGCCCCCCGGTCCCCGACACCTCCGGGGTCTGGACGATCGAGCTGACCTCCCGGGGCACGCTGCACCCGGACCGGCTGCTGGACCGCGTCGAGGACCTCGGGGCCGGGCGGCTGCGCGCCCGCGGCACCTTCCGCCTCACCAGCCGGCCGGGCACCGTCTGCGCGTGGAACGGCGCCGGCGGGCAGCTCAGCATCGGCGAGACGGGTCCCTGGTCGCCGGGCGGGCGCAGCACCCACCTCGTCGTCACCGGCACCGAACCCGCTGAGCGCGAACGCGTCCGCCGCGCCTTCGCCGACGTCCTCGCCACCCCGGACGAGGAGGCCGCCGGCCACGGCGACCCGGGGGAGGACGGGTTCGAGGCGTGGCTGGGACCGCGCAGCGGCCACGCGTCCGCCGCGCCCCTCGTGGTGGAATGA
- a CDS encoding type B 50S ribosomal protein L31 encodes MKPDLHPAYGPVVFRDKAAGTAFLSNSTLAARRDLPTLEWEDGATYPVFDVDVSAASHPFWTGNARVLDTEGRVEKFRRRYARG; translated from the coding sequence GTGAAACCGGACCTGCACCCCGCCTACGGCCCCGTCGTCTTCCGCGACAAGGCCGCGGGCACCGCGTTCCTGTCCAACTCGACCCTCGCGGCGCGCCGCGACCTGCCGACCCTGGAGTGGGAGGACGGCGCCACCTACCCGGTGTTCGACGTCGACGTCTCGGCGGCCAGCCACCCGTTCTGGACCGGCAACGCCCGGGTCCTGGACACCGAGGGGCGCGTGGAGAAGTTCCGGCGCCGCTACGCGCGCGGCTGA
- the rpmB gene encoding 50S ribosomal protein L28 produces MSARCQVTGAVPGFGKSVSHSHRRTNRRFDPNVQRKRWFVPSLGRTVTLTVSARGIKTVDERGIESVIADLRARGERF; encoded by the coding sequence GTGTCCGCTCGCTGCCAGGTCACCGGGGCCGTCCCGGGCTTCGGCAAGTCCGTCTCGCACTCGCACCGGCGCACCAACCGCCGCTTCGACCCCAACGTCCAGCGCAAGAGGTGGTTCGTCCCCTCCCTGGGGCGCACCGTGACGCTGACCGTCTCCGCGCGCGGCATCAAGACCGTCGACGAGCGCGGCATCGAATCCGTGATCGCGGACCTGCGGGCCCGCGGGGAGAGGTTCTGA
- the rpmG gene encoding 50S ribosomal protein L33 — protein sequence MAKSQDVRPVIKLRSTGGTGYTYVTRKNRRNDPDRMVVRKYDPVLRRHVDFREER from the coding sequence ATGGCGAAGTCCCAGGACGTCCGCCCCGTCATCAAGCTCCGCTCCACCGGGGGCACCGGGTACACCTACGTCACCCGCAAGAACCGCCGCAACGACCCCGACCGCATGGTCGTCCGCAAGTACGACCCCGTGCTGCGCCGGCACGTCGACTTCCGAGAGGAGCGCTGA
- the rpsN gene encoding 30S ribosomal protein S14: MAKKSKIAKNEQRKEVVAHHAARRAELKRTAVAVTAGEEERAAARLALQRLPRDASPTRVRNRDAADGRPRGTLRKFGLSRIRVREMAHAGELPGVTKSSW; this comes from the coding sequence GTGGCCAAGAAGAGCAAGATCGCCAAGAACGAGCAGCGCAAGGAGGTCGTCGCCCACCACGCCGCGCGCCGGGCGGAGCTCAAGCGCACCGCCGTGGCCGTCACCGCCGGCGAGGAGGAGCGCGCCGCCGCGCGCCTCGCCCTGCAGCGCCTCCCCCGCGACGCCAGCCCGACCCGCGTGCGCAACCGCGACGCCGCCGACGGCCGGCCCCGCGGGACGCTGCGGAAGTTCGGCCTTTCCCGCATCCGGGTGCGCGAGATGGCCCACGCCGGGGAACTGCCCGGCGTCACGAAGTCGAGCTGGTGA
- the ykgO gene encoding type B 50S ribosomal protein L36: MKVRASLKSLKQKEGSIVVRRRGKTYVLNKRNPRWKARQG; encoded by the coding sequence GTGAAGGTCCGCGCGTCCCTGAAGAGCCTCAAGCAGAAGGAGGGCTCCATCGTCGTCCGCCGCCGCGGGAAGACGTACGTCCTCAACAAGCGCAACCCCCGCTGGAAGGCGCGCCAGGGCTGA
- a CDS encoding GGDEF domain-containing protein, whose protein sequence is MGPRGAGRAPAPAGGRAVPAPAPDLASLRASEVFTVLCAPGLLLLAVAVVVLVPEFLHPGTTGVVLGGGVLAPPVAAFAILRQRRTGRAQGWWSVWATGVLSVLTLTIDDSAFRQTAVMALVVGPLYAAMFTSTRSMLGHLALAVAAGSALVAGIPGDGEERAMRVLAVQMVLVLSVVGLFVLRRRLDTAVALLTLARDRADDLAGHDPLTGLLNRRGLRLALEAAAAGGRGLGPTGAVLLDVDHFKTVNDTLGHDAGDAVLIRIAAVLAATARPTDLVARIGGEEFLVVATATEPGDVARLGERLRAAVVADGGRPPVTVSAGVASCPPEPGVPCLVDELQSRADRLLYRAKSTGRNRVCVEEPGEVTPADPARAGAPAPRLPGRSG, encoded by the coding sequence GTGGGACCACGGGGAGCAGGACGCGCACCGGCGCCGGCCGGCGGCCGCGCCGTCCCCGCGCCCGCCCCGGACCTGGCTTCGCTGCGGGCCAGCGAGGTGTTCACCGTCCTGTGCGCCCCCGGCCTGCTGCTCCTCGCGGTGGCCGTCGTGGTCCTGGTGCCGGAGTTCCTGCACCCCGGCACGACCGGTGTCGTCCTCGGCGGGGGCGTGCTCGCCCCCCCGGTCGCGGCGTTCGCGATCCTGCGGCAGCGGCGCACCGGGCGCGCCCAGGGCTGGTGGTCGGTGTGGGCCACCGGCGTCCTCTCCGTCCTCACCCTCACCATCGACGACTCCGCCTTCCGCCAGACGGCGGTGATGGCGCTCGTCGTGGGCCCCCTCTACGCCGCGATGTTCACCAGCACCCGCTCCATGCTGGGCCACCTGGCCCTCGCCGTGGCCGCCGGTTCCGCCCTCGTCGCCGGGATCCCCGGCGACGGCGAGGAACGGGCGATGCGCGTCCTGGCCGTGCAGATGGTGCTGGTGCTCAGCGTCGTCGGGCTGTTCGTCCTGCGCCGCCGCCTCGACACCGCGGTCGCGCTGCTGACCCTCGCGCGCGACCGGGCGGACGACCTCGCCGGGCACGACCCCCTCACGGGCCTGCTGAACCGCCGCGGGCTGCGCCTGGCCCTGGAGGCCGCCGCGGCCGGCGGGAGGGGACTCGGCCCCACCGGCGCGGTCCTCCTCGACGTCGACCACTTCAAGACGGTGAACGACACCCTCGGCCACGACGCCGGCGACGCCGTGCTGATCCGGATCGCGGCCGTCCTCGCCGCCACCGCGCGACCCACCGACCTCGTCGCCCGCATCGGGGGCGAGGAGTTCCTCGTCGTCGCCACCGCCACCGAACCCGGGGACGTCGCCCGCCTCGGGGAACGGCTGCGGGCCGCCGTCGTGGCCGACGGCGGCCGGCCACCGGTCACCGTCAGCGCCGGCGTGGCCTCCTGCCCGCCGGAACCGGGGGTGCCGTGCCTCGTGGACGAGCTGCAGTCCCGCGCCGACCGGCTGCTCTACCGGGCCAAGAGCACCGGCCGCAACCGCGTCTGCGTCGAGGAACCCGGGGAGGTGACCCCCGCGGACCCCGCCCGGGCGGGTGCACCGGCCCCCCGCCTCCCGGGCCGGTCCGGCTGA
- a CDS encoding aldose epimerase family protein has product MENLTGTVSVDEDWGRLEDGRPVGRWVLDDGTVQVALVEHGARVQSVLAPDRDGRRADVVLGFADLAPYAGKGRSFGATVGRFANRIRGGAFPLDGLEVAVPPTDRGHAIHGGPHPFSEKLWTAHPVEGACGVRFSLLSPDGDNGFPGALSVHVAYALHDGILAVTTSATTDATTVVNLTNHAYWNLAGEGSGTVDAHLVQVLADAFLPVDEGGVPTGEFRPVAGTPFDLREPVPVGYRVELDDEQLRRGKGFDHCYVLADVPGGRRDVTRAAQVEEPVSGRTLEVWTDQPGVQFFTGGSLAGTLVGKAGAAYGPRDGLALEAQGFPDAPNHPEFPSTVLLPGEEFRTVTEFRFGVA; this is encoded by the coding sequence GTGGAGAACCTGACGGGAACGGTGAGCGTCGACGAGGACTGGGGCCGGCTCGAGGACGGGCGCCCGGTCGGGCGCTGGGTCCTGGACGACGGCACCGTGCAGGTCGCCCTCGTCGAGCACGGCGCCCGCGTCCAGTCGGTGCTGGCCCCCGACCGCGACGGCCGCCGCGCCGACGTCGTCCTCGGGTTCGCCGACCTGGCCCCCTACGCGGGCAAGGGCCGTTCCTTCGGCGCCACCGTCGGCCGGTTCGCCAACCGGATCCGCGGCGGCGCGTTCCCCCTCGACGGTCTCGAGGTCGCCGTCCCCCCGACCGACCGGGGCCACGCGATCCACGGCGGGCCGCACCCGTTCTCGGAGAAGCTCTGGACCGCCCACCCCGTCGAGGGGGCGTGCGGGGTCCGGTTCTCCCTGCTGAGCCCCGACGGGGACAACGGGTTCCCCGGCGCCCTGTCGGTCCACGTCGCCTACGCCCTGCACGACGGGATCCTGGCGGTCACCACGAGCGCGACGACGGACGCGACGACCGTCGTGAACCTCACGAACCACGCCTACTGGAACCTCGCCGGCGAGGGGTCGGGGACGGTCGACGCCCACCTCGTGCAGGTCCTCGCCGACGCGTTCCTGCCCGTGGACGAGGGCGGAGTGCCGACGGGGGAGTTCCGTCCCGTGGCGGGCACGCCGTTCGACCTGCGCGAACCCGTCCCGGTCGGCTACCGCGTCGAGCTCGACGACGAGCAGCTGCGGCGCGGGAAGGGGTTCGACCACTGCTACGTCCTGGCCGACGTCCCCGGCGGGCGGCGGGACGTGACGCGCGCCGCGCAGGTGGAGGAGCCGGTCTCGGGCCGGACGCTGGAGGTCTGGACGGACCAGCCCGGGGTGCAGTTCTTCACCGGCGGATCGCTGGCGGGGACCCTCGTCGGCAAGGCCGGGGCGGCCTACGGTCCGCGGGACGGGCTGGCGCTGGAGGCGCAGGGTTTCCCCGACGCCCCCAACCACCCGGAGTTCCCCTCGACGGTCCTGCTGCCCGGTGAGGAGTTCCGCACGGTCACCGAGTTCCGCTTCGGCGTGGCCTGA
- a CDS encoding PspC domain-containing protein, which yields MSSSVQPDGRAGFFTSVRALGAVRGEDRWFAGVCGGVAARTGLDPLLVRGIVAALTVVGGLGLACYGLAWLLMPDARRDTGDGGRIEVEAATRGDVSGAAWLAGALVVVDLAVPRALIGVGTGGWDGPGWGFLVTTLVGLLCWWLLRDQRFPRPEPPARPAAPERAPAAGPAPAAPERAPAAGPAPAAPRVSLVKAPRVEAPREPVAGFGSSTERAAAARQAKLEAKLRDAALKGQRAVAKAEASRARRRPGSPLLTTAVLGLALLAAGAVVLAGVLLDLPGRTLPLALCAAVAVMGTGAVVAGLRARRTALVGLAWPAALCAVAAAVLPPATGWTWQVDQTWRPTGADARSSAVGRLQVDPSALDGGPARATVAAGRLDVLVPDDATVLVEVRVLAGSLRWQGDDGVVGIGGEPGGTGQDSAGATTLGGTDLTQVLAVGPGAAALAEAVVVRGEDPDGWTVPSGTPELVAVAWTGEVRVGAAGSDTLEGP from the coding sequence GTGAGCAGCAGCGTCCAGCCGGACGGCCGGGCCGGGTTCTTCACCTCCGTGCGCGCCCTGGGCGCCGTCCGCGGCGAGGACCGCTGGTTCGCGGGGGTCTGCGGCGGCGTCGCGGCCCGCACGGGCCTGGACCCGCTGCTGGTGCGGGGGATCGTCGCCGCCCTCACCGTCGTCGGCGGCCTGGGCCTGGCCTGCTACGGCCTGGCGTGGCTGCTGATGCCCGACGCCCGCCGGGACACCGGCGACGGCGGCCGCATCGAGGTCGAGGCCGCCACCCGCGGCGACGTCTCGGGAGCGGCCTGGCTGGCCGGCGCCCTCGTCGTCGTCGACCTCGCCGTCCCGCGCGCCCTGATCGGGGTCGGGACCGGCGGGTGGGACGGGCCCGGCTGGGGCTTCCTCGTCACCACCCTCGTCGGGCTGCTGTGCTGGTGGCTGCTGCGCGACCAGCGGTTCCCGCGCCCCGAGCCCCCCGCGCGCCCCGCCGCCCCCGAACGCGCTCCCGCGGCCGGGCCCGCCCCCGCCGCCCCCGAACGCGCTCCCGCGGCCGGGCCCGCCCCCGCCGCCCCCCGCGTCTCGCTCGTCAAGGCCCCGCGCGTCGAGGCCCCGCGCGAACCCGTCGCCGGGTTCGGCTCCAGCACCGAACGCGCCGCCGCCGCCCGCCAGGCGAAGCTGGAGGCCAAGCTCCGCGACGCCGCCCTCAAGGGGCAGCGGGCGGTCGCGAAGGCCGAGGCGTCCCGCGCCCGCCGCCGCCCCGGTTCCCCGCTGCTCACCACCGCCGTCCTCGGCCTGGCCCTGCTCGCCGCCGGCGCCGTCGTCCTGGCCGGGGTGCTCCTCGACCTGCCGGGCCGGACCCTGCCGCTGGCCCTGTGCGCGGCCGTCGCCGTCATGGGGACCGGCGCCGTCGTCGCCGGGTTGCGGGCCCGCCGCACCGCCCTCGTGGGTCTCGCCTGGCCGGCCGCGCTCTGCGCCGTCGCCGCCGCCGTGCTGCCCCCCGCCACCGGCTGGACCTGGCAGGTCGACCAGACGTGGCGGCCCACCGGCGCCGACGCCCGCAGCTCCGCCGTGGGCCGGTTGCAGGTCGACCCCTCCGCCCTCGACGGCGGCCCGGCGCGCGCCACCGTCGCCGCCGGCCGCCTCGACGTCCTCGTCCCCGACGACGCCACCGTCCTCGTCGAGGTGCGCGTCCTCGCCGGGTCGCTGCGCTGGCAGGGCGACGACGGGGTCGTCGGGATCGGCGGCGAACCCGGCGGCACCGGCCAGGACAGCGCCGGGGCCACCACCCTCGGCGGCACCGACCTCACGCAGGTCCTCGCCGTGGGTCCCGGCGCCGCCGCCCTCGCCGAGGCCGTCGTCGTCCGCGGCGAGGACCCCGACGGCTGGACCGTGCCGTCCGGCACCCCCGAGCTCGTCGCCGTCGCCTGGACCGGTGAGGTCCGCGTCGGTGCCGCCGGGTCCGACACCCTGGAGGGACCGTGA
- a CDS encoding PspC domain-containing protein, producing MTSTENTQHSQTHQEPHLEATPVRPSAADRFFAALRRSGPTRSSDRWVAGVAGGTARRLGVDPLAVRVAFVVLSLFGGLGLGLYGLAWALLPDATGRIEAQAAHRGDVSGALAVAVGLVVLDLILGQGLLGLGWVF from the coding sequence ATGACATCCACCGAGAACACCCAGCACTCCCAGACCCACCAGGAACCGCACCTGGAGGCCACGCCGGTGCGGCCGAGCGCCGCCGACCGGTTCTTCGCCGCGCTCCGCCGCTCCGGCCCGACCCGCAGCTCCGACCGCTGGGTCGCCGGGGTCGCCGGCGGCACCGCCCGGCGCCTGGGCGTCGACCCCCTCGCCGTGCGCGTCGCGTTCGTCGTCCTCAGCCTGTTCGGCGGTCTCGGCCTGGGCCTCTACGGCCTCGCGTGGGCCCTGCTGCCCGACGCGACCGGCCGCATCGAGGCCCAGGCCGCGCACCGCGGCGACGTCTCCGGCGCCCTCGCCGTCGCCGTCGGCCTCGTCGTCCTCGACCTGATCCTCGGCCAGGGCCTGCTCGGCCTCGGCTGGGTCTTCTGA
- a CDS encoding ATP-binding protein — protein MSTRTTELPDAPPAARPPLVRAVEHRRVAGVAAGVAAHTGIPLSRVRAVLVAGAFLGGFGLALYAAWWLLLPDERQLALPPEQRSDPSAWVLAHRNALVGVALVVGFGLVPAMNLLDGSARITAPALVAGAGLVLAWSQLDATRRRRFVEDSTASRTAALRVGLGVTLVVLAVLFLFTVGDPEQFWRSALAGLGILAGAAVVLAPWAVRLWQDLGEERAALAREQERAEFAAHVHDSVLQTLTLIQKRSGDGGEVARLARRQERELRQWLYGDHGQTAGTLGAALRAAATEVEDVSGAVVEVVVVGDLDNRPLDKPLTSLAQAAREALLNAGRHAGGTVSVFAEPAGAPGGGGVEVFVRDRGPGFEVDDVPEDRLGVRESIIGRMRRAGGSASVRRPADGGTEVALRLPGGAA, from the coding sequence GTGAGCACACGGACGACGGAACTCCCGGACGCGCCCCCGGCGGCGCGGCCGCCGCTGGTGCGGGCGGTGGAGCACCGCCGCGTCGCCGGGGTGGCCGCGGGGGTCGCCGCCCACACCGGCATCCCGTTGTCGCGGGTGCGGGCGGTGCTCGTCGCCGGGGCGTTCCTCGGGGGGTTCGGCCTGGCCCTCTACGCGGCGTGGTGGCTGCTGCTGCCCGACGAGCGCCAGCTCGCGCTGCCGCCCGAGCAGCGCTCCGACCCCTCGGCGTGGGTCCTGGCCCACCGCAACGCCCTCGTCGGCGTCGCGCTGGTCGTGGGGTTCGGGCTGGTGCCCGCGATGAACCTGCTGGACGGCTCGGCCCGGATCACCGCGCCGGCGCTGGTGGCGGGGGCGGGGCTGGTGCTGGCCTGGAGCCAGCTCGACGCGACGCGGCGGCGGCGGTTCGTGGAGGACTCCACCGCGAGCCGGACCGCGGCGCTGCGGGTGGGCCTCGGGGTGACCCTCGTGGTGCTGGCGGTGCTGTTCCTCTTCACCGTCGGGGACCCGGAGCAGTTCTGGCGCTCGGCCCTGGCGGGGCTGGGGATCCTCGCCGGGGCGGCGGTGGTGCTGGCGCCGTGGGCGGTGCGGTTGTGGCAGGACCTCGGCGAGGAGCGCGCGGCGCTGGCCCGGGAGCAGGAACGGGCCGAGTTCGCCGCCCACGTCCACGACTCGGTGCTGCAGACGCTGACCCTCATCCAGAAGCGTTCCGGCGACGGGGGCGAGGTCGCCCGGCTGGCCCGGCGCCAGGAGCGCGAGCTGCGGCAGTGGCTGTACGGCGACCACGGGCAGACCGCGGGGACGCTGGGCGCGGCGCTGCGGGCGGCGGCGACGGAGGTGGAGGACGTGTCGGGGGCGGTCGTGGAGGTCGTCGTCGTGGGGGACCTCGACAACCGCCCCCTCGACAAGCCGCTGACGTCGCTGGCCCAGGCCGCGCGCGAGGCGCTGCTGAACGCGGGGCGGCACGCGGGGGGGACGGTGTCGGTGTTCGCCGAGCCGGCGGGTGCCCCGGGAGGGGGTGGGGTGGAGGTGTTCGTGCGCGACCGCGGTCCGGGCTTCGAGGTGGACGACGTCCCCGAGGACCGGCTGGGGGTGCGGGAGTCGATCATCGGCCGGATGCGGCGGGCCGGGGGTTCGGCCAGCGTCCGCCGTCCCGCCGACGGGGGCACCGAGGTCGCCCTGCGGCTGCCGGGGGGTGCGGCGTGA
- a CDS encoding LuxR C-terminal-related transcriptional regulator, which produces MVRSGVRAELSGAQDLEVVGEAADVAGAVAAVERLRPDVVLLDVHLPAGPDENPAPGAGSGGAQVLARSAALLSADPPVRFLALSVSDAADDVIAVIRRGARGYVTKAISGDDLAAAVRRVAEGDAVFSPRLAGFVLDAFGAGAGEVAAADDELDRLSAREREVMRLIARGYAYKEVAKELFISVKTVETHVSAVLRKLQLSNRNELTRWAAARRLL; this is translated from the coding sequence ATGGTCCGCTCGGGGGTCCGCGCGGAGCTGTCCGGCGCGCAGGACCTGGAGGTCGTGGGCGAGGCCGCGGACGTGGCGGGCGCGGTGGCGGCGGTGGAGCGGTTGCGGCCCGACGTCGTGCTGCTCGACGTGCACCTGCCCGCCGGGCCGGACGAGAACCCCGCCCCGGGCGCGGGGTCCGGCGGGGCGCAGGTGCTCGCGCGGTCGGCGGCGCTGCTGAGCGCCGACCCGCCGGTGCGGTTCCTGGCCCTGTCGGTCTCCGACGCCGCCGACGACGTCATCGCCGTGATCCGCCGCGGCGCGCGCGGGTACGTGACGAAGGCGATCAGTGGCGACGACCTCGCCGCGGCGGTGCGCCGGGTCGCGGAGGGGGACGCGGTGTTCTCCCCGCGGCTGGCGGGGTTCGTGCTCGACGCGTTCGGCGCGGGGGCGGGTGAGGTCGCCGCGGCCGACGACGAGCTGGACCGGCTCTCGGCGCGCGAGCGGGAGGTGATGCGGCTCATCGCCCGCGGCTACGCCTACAAGGAGGTGGCGAAGGAGCTGTTCATCTCGGTGAAGACGGTGGAGACCCACGTGTCGGCGGTGCTGCGCAAGCTGCAGCTGTCCAACCGCAACGAGCTGACCCGCTGGGCCGCGGCCCGCCGCCTGCTCTAG
- a CDS encoding Gfo/Idh/MocA family oxidoreductase, with amino-acid sequence MSQPVRFALIGTGRIGQVHAANVHASPDAVLQVVCDTLLAGAERTTAAFGGRATSDPLAAIRADDVDAVVVASPTPTHVDLVAACLDAGVPVLCEKPIDLDLARVDAIRDRARAATSPVVLGFNRRFDPHFAELRRRVAAGEIGRLEHLAITSRDPEPPPADYVPLSGGIFRDMAIHDLDTARSFVPDVVAVTAVGLRQFDAGIAGHGDFDAAVTTLVGAGGESIVITNSRHSAYGYDQRLEAFGPGGMLEVGNVTPTLVRSSTGSASSTGEPYRRFFLERYREAYELELAAFVATVRGEDTTASPSPGFEDGRAALVLADACETSAREGRTVAVDLS; translated from the coding sequence ATGTCCCAGCCCGTGCGCTTCGCGCTCATCGGCACCGGCCGCATCGGCCAGGTCCACGCCGCGAACGTCCACGCCAGTCCCGACGCCGTCCTGCAGGTCGTGTGCGACACCCTCCTCGCCGGTGCGGAGCGGACGACCGCCGCGTTCGGGGGCCGGGCGACCTCGGACCCGCTGGCGGCGATCCGCGCCGACGACGTCGACGCGGTGGTCGTCGCCTCCCCCACGCCCACCCACGTCGACCTCGTCGCCGCCTGCCTGGACGCGGGCGTCCCCGTGCTGTGCGAGAAGCCGATCGACCTCGACCTCGCCCGCGTCGACGCGATCCGCGACCGCGCGCGCGCCGCGACGTCGCCCGTCGTCCTCGGCTTCAACCGCCGCTTCGACCCGCACTTCGCCGAGCTGCGGCGCCGGGTGGCGGCCGGGGAGATCGGCCGCCTGGAGCACCTGGCCATCACCAGCCGCGACCCCGAACCCCCGCCCGCGGACTACGTGCCCCTCTCGGGCGGCATCTTCCGCGACATGGCCATCCACGACCTCGACACCGCCCGGTCCTTCGTCCCCGACGTCGTCGCGGTGACCGCCGTCGGGTTGCGGCAGTTCGACGCCGGGATCGCCGGGCACGGCGACTTCGACGCCGCCGTCACCACGCTCGTCGGGGCGGGCGGGGAGTCGATCGTCATCACGAACTCCCGGCACAGCGCCTACGGCTACGACCAGCGCCTGGAGGCGTTCGGGCCCGGGGGGATGCTGGAGGTCGGCAACGTGACCCCGACGCTCGTGCGCTCCTCCACCGGTTCCGCCAGCTCCACCGGGGAGCCGTACCGCCGGTTCTTCCTCGAGCGCTACCGCGAGGCCTACGAGCTGGAGCTCGCGGCGTTCGTCGCCACCGTCCGCGGCGAGGACACCACCGCGAGCCCGTCCCCGGGTTTCGAGGACGGGCGCGCGGCGCTCGTGCTGGCCGACGCCTGCGAGACGTCGGCGCGGGAGGGGCGGACGGTCGCGGTCGACCTCTCCTGA